A genomic region of Mycolicibacterium poriferae contains the following coding sequences:
- a CDS encoding pyridoxamine 5'-phosphate oxidase family protein — protein sequence MAHSIVWASVATVDSDGKPRTRILHPIWEWDGTYLFGWIATVPTPLKRDHVAAHPWVSVSYWTTSHDTCAADCLVEWYTDDDTCSAVWQKFASAPQPVGYDPAIIPQWKDGPTAEQFAALRLAPYRLRVMPGSMLTAGRGEVLTWNDSSGRRD from the coding sequence ATGGCCCACTCCATCGTCTGGGCGTCGGTGGCTACGGTGGACTCCGACGGCAAACCGCGCACCCGCATCCTGCACCCGATCTGGGAGTGGGACGGCACTTATCTGTTCGGCTGGATCGCCACGGTGCCGACACCGCTCAAACGCGACCACGTGGCGGCCCACCCGTGGGTGTCGGTGAGCTACTGGACCACCAGCCACGACACGTGCGCCGCGGACTGCCTGGTCGAGTGGTACACCGACGACGACACCTGTTCGGCGGTGTGGCAGAAGTTCGCCTCCGCCCCGCAACCGGTGGGCTATGACCCGGCGATCATCCCGCAGTGGAAAGACGGCCCCACCGCCGAGCAGTTCGCCGCCCTGCGACTGGCCCCGTACCGGCTCCGGGTGATGCCCGGCTCCATGCTGACCGCCGGCCGCGGCGAAGTTCTGACCTGGAACGACAGCAGTGGTCGCCGGGACTGA